Proteins from a single region of Pseudomonas sp. 10S4:
- a CDS encoding DUF2937 family protein, whose product MLLSYLRLVLFAAGLLIGVQVPGFIGDYAKRVEAHLIEAQTGLSGFQGTANQFFKGDMQALVAHYRESEDPIFRSDADSLSTLLSRQLALDKQFQAMQGPWYIRVLQVALAADPDIRKETWNGYSYQILLTPEAMIWGMSGALLLSFGIECLFRLIDWVVLGGKRLRQSRPIEDRDVRGL is encoded by the coding sequence ATGTTGCTCAGTTATCTACGGCTGGTGTTGTTTGCGGCGGGCCTGTTGATCGGTGTCCAGGTGCCGGGCTTCATCGGCGACTACGCCAAACGGGTCGAAGCGCATCTGATTGAAGCGCAGACCGGTTTGAGTGGTTTCCAGGGCACCGCCAATCAGTTCTTCAAGGGCGATATGCAGGCCTTGGTCGCCCACTACCGCGAAAGCGAAGACCCGATCTTTCGCAGCGATGCCGACAGCTTGAGCACCTTGCTCTCCCGGCAGTTGGCCCTGGATAAACAGTTCCAGGCCATGCAAGGTCCGTGGTACATCCGCGTCCTGCAAGTGGCGCTGGCCGCCGACCCGGATATTCGCAAGGAAACCTGGAACGGCTACAGCTACCAGATCCTGCTGACCCCGGAAGCGATGATCTGGGGCATGAGTGGTGCGTTGCTGTTGTCATTCGGCATTGAATGCCTGTTCCGGTTGATCGACTGGGTGGTACTCGGCGGCAAACGCCTGCGCCAGAGCCGGCCGATTGAAGATCGGGATGTGCGTGGGTTGTAA